From Pseudomonas putida, one genomic window encodes:
- a CDS encoding RodZ domain-containing protein, with translation MKAAHPEVAAATGQNPGELLRQARERREWSQAEVARKLNLTVSSLNHVETGAFDKLPGHTFARGYIRAYAKLMDMDQAPLVEAFDQYTGTHAKGSDVHSLGRIEEPVRLSHNILRGVSLLLLLVVVGGSFLWWQDQGSLRGKDLAKIALEHVEVESADGTTQIHPLDEPEDQAVTLGQQGESAPLPLEQAPAEPVAGAAPEAASAAAPDAAAPAPAQQAPAQAAAPAPTTAAAPAASASPTAPVAQAAPVAPEASVPASTAEPAAAPAGSAKVAIQFTADCWTQVSDGNGKVLFSAIKRKGDNLELTGKPPFAVRLGFARGAQVSYNGQAVDVAPFTSGETARLKLGQ, from the coding sequence ATGAAAGCCGCGCATCCCGAAGTAGCAGCAGCGACTGGCCAGAACCCCGGTGAATTGTTGCGCCAGGCCCGCGAAAGACGGGAGTGGTCGCAAGCCGAGGTGGCCCGCAAGCTCAACCTCACCGTCAGTTCGCTGAACCACGTGGAAACCGGTGCCTTCGACAAGTTGCCAGGGCATACCTTCGCCCGTGGCTATATCCGTGCCTACGCCAAGCTGATGGACATGGACCAGGCGCCGCTGGTCGAGGCCTTCGACCAGTACACCGGCACCCATGCCAAGGGCAGCGACGTGCATTCACTGGGCCGCATCGAAGAGCCGGTGCGCCTTTCGCACAACATTCTGCGCGGCGTCAGCCTGTTGCTGCTGCTTGTGGTGGTCGGTGGCAGCTTCCTGTGGTGGCAGGACCAGGGCAGCCTGCGCGGCAAGGACCTGGCCAAGATCGCCCTGGAGCACGTCGAGGTCGAAAGCGCCGACGGTACCACCCAGATCCACCCGCTGGACGAGCCTGAAGACCAGGCCGTTACCTTGGGCCAGCAGGGCGAAAGCGCGCCGCTGCCGCTGGAGCAGGCACCTGCCGAGCCGGTCGCCGGGGCCGCCCCCGAGGCCGCCAGTGCCGCCGCCCCTGACGCCGCAGCGCCCGCACCGGCCCAGCAGGCACCTGCCCAAGCTGCAGCGCCCGCGCCGACAACGGCAGCCGCACCGGCTGCATCGGCCTCGCCAACCGCACCCGTAGCCCAGGCCGCCCCCGTTGCGCCCGAGGCCAGCGTGCCGGCCAGTACCGCCGAGCCTGCCGCCGCACCTGCCGGCAGCGCCAAGGTAGCCATCCAGTTCACCGCCGATTGCTGGACCCAGGTGTCCGATGGCAACGGCAAGGTGCTGTTCAGCGCCATCAAGCGCAAGGGCGACAACCTCGAGTTGACCGGCAAGCCGCCGTTCGCGGTACGCCTGGGCTTTGCCCGCGGCGCCCAGGTCAGCTACAACGGCCAAGCCGTCGATGTCGCCCCGTTCACCAGTGGCGAAACCGCTCGCCTGAAGTTGGGACAGTAA
- the pilW gene encoding type IV pilus biogenesis/stability protein PilW, producing the protein MSLRAALSILALSLLAGCVSGGASDPLATHQGRVEAGRAYVQLGLGYLQQGLTEQAKAPLARALALDAKDADAHAALALVFQAQGEAALAEQHFQKALSARPGDTRIRNNYGSFLYAQQRFAEAEQMFRLASADTLYPERSRVYENLGLTALKLGDRDQAQAYLGKALQLNQRQPRALLEMAELSYENRHYVPARGFYDRFSQLSDHNARSLLLGSRLARVFDEQGTQAELGQQLQRLYPGTPEYQQYLSEQR; encoded by the coding sequence ATGAGCCTGCGCGCCGCGCTGTCGATCCTTGCACTTTCGCTGCTGGCCGGCTGCGTGTCGGGTGGTGCAAGCGACCCACTGGCCACGCACCAGGGGCGAGTGGAGGCGGGGCGCGCTTACGTGCAGCTCGGGCTTGGCTATCTGCAACAAGGTTTGACCGAGCAGGCCAAGGCGCCGTTGGCCAGGGCACTGGCGCTGGATGCCAAGGATGCCGATGCGCACGCGGCTTTGGCGCTGGTGTTTCAGGCCCAAGGTGAAGCTGCGCTGGCCGAGCAACACTTCCAGAAAGCGTTGTCGGCACGCCCCGGTGACACGCGAATTCGCAACAATTACGGCAGTTTCCTATATGCTCAGCAGCGTTTCGCCGAAGCCGAGCAGATGTTTCGCCTCGCCAGCGCCGATACCCTGTATCCTGAACGTTCGCGCGTTTACGAGAACCTCGGCCTGACAGCCCTGAAGCTCGGCGACCGTGACCAGGCGCAGGCGTACCTGGGCAAGGCTCTGCAACTCAATCAGCGGCAACCCAGGGCGTTGCTGGAAATGGCTGAGTTGTCCTACGAAAACAGGCATTATGTGCCGGCCCGGGGTTTCTACGATCGTTTCAGCCAGTTGAGCGATCACAATGCCCGTAGTCTCCTGCTGGGCAGCCGTCTTGCCCGGGTGTTCGACGAGCAGGGCACACAGGCCGAATTGGGCCAGCAACTACAACGACTTTATCCCGGTACGCCGGAATATCAGCAATACCTGTCGGAGCAACGATGA
- the rlmN gene encoding 23S rRNA (adenine(2503)-C(2))-methyltransferase RlmN, whose protein sequence is MTTSTGKINLLGLTQPEMEQFFDSIGEKRFRAGQVMKWIHHFGVDDFAAMTNVGKALREKLEAVAEIRPPEVVSEDISADGTRKWVIRVASGSCVETVYIPTDDRGTLCVSSQAGCALDCSFCSTGKQGFNSNLTAAEVIGQVWLANKSFGTVPAKIDRAITNVVMMGMGEPLLNFDNVIAAMKIMMDDLGYGISKRRVTLSTSGVVPMIDELAKHIDVSLALSLHAPNDALRNQLVPINKKYPLKMLLESCMGYMATLGGKRVLTVEYTLLKDVNDQPEHAAQMIELLRDVPCKINLIPFNPFPHSGYERPSNNAIRRFQDLLHHGGFNVTTRTTRGDDIDAACGQLVGQVNDRTRRSERYIAVRQLSADAELQDSAVRH, encoded by the coding sequence ATGACGACATCTACTGGCAAAATCAACCTGTTGGGCCTGACCCAGCCGGAAATGGAACAATTCTTCGACTCTATCGGGGAGAAACGCTTCCGTGCCGGCCAGGTGATGAAATGGATTCACCATTTTGGCGTCGATGATTTCGCCGCCATGACGAACGTCGGCAAGGCCTTGCGCGAAAAGCTCGAGGCCGTTGCCGAAATTCGTCCTCCGGAAGTGGTCAGTGAAGACATTTCCGCAGACGGCACCCGTAAATGGGTGATCCGCGTTGCCTCCGGCAGCTGCGTCGAGACCGTCTACATCCCAACCGACGATCGCGGCACCCTCTGCGTGTCGTCGCAAGCCGGCTGTGCCCTGGACTGCAGTTTCTGCTCCACCGGCAAGCAAGGCTTCAACAGCAACCTCACCGCCGCCGAAGTGATCGGCCAGGTGTGGCTTGCCAACAAATCCTTCGGGACCGTCCCGGCCAAGATCGACCGCGCGATTACCAACGTGGTCATGATGGGCATGGGCGAGCCTCTGCTGAATTTCGACAATGTCATCGCTGCCATGAAGATCATGATGGATGATCTGGGCTATGGCATTTCCAAGCGTCGCGTCACCTTGTCCACCTCCGGCGTGGTACCGATGATCGACGAACTGGCCAAGCACATCGACGTGTCCCTGGCCCTGTCGCTGCATGCGCCTAACGATGCGCTGCGCAACCAGCTGGTGCCGATCAACAAGAAGTACCCGTTGAAGATGCTGCTGGAGTCGTGCATGGGCTACATGGCCACCTTGGGTGGCAAGCGCGTGCTGACGGTCGAGTACACCCTGCTCAAGGACGTCAACGACCAGCCAGAGCATGCCGCGCAGATGATCGAACTGCTGCGCGATGTACCGTGCAAGATCAACCTGATCCCGTTCAACCCGTTCCCCCATTCCGGTTACGAGCGCCCTAGCAACAACGCTATCCGCCGCTTCCAGGACCTGCTGCACCATGGTGGCTTCAACGTCACCACCCGTACCACCCGTGGCGATGACATCGATGCCGCCTGTGGCCAGCTGGTCGGCCAGGTCAATGACCGTACCCGCCGCAGCGAGCGCTACATCGCCGTACGTCAGCTGTCTGCCGACGCCGAGCTGCAAGACAGCGCTGTGCGCCACTGA
- the ndk gene encoding nucleoside-diphosphate kinase has product MAVQRTFSIIKPDAVAKNVIGKITTRFEEAGLKIVASKIKQLSKAEAEGFYAEHRERGFFGDLVAFMTSGPVVVQVLEGENAIALNRELMGATNPKEAAAGTIRADFAESIDANAVHGSDSEAAAAREIAYFFAATEVTTR; this is encoded by the coding sequence ATGGCTGTTCAACGTACTTTCTCGATCATCAAGCCTGACGCAGTTGCCAAAAACGTCATCGGCAAGATCACCACTCGCTTTGAAGAAGCCGGCCTGAAAATCGTTGCTTCGAAAATCAAGCAACTGTCCAAAGCCGAAGCCGAAGGTTTCTACGCTGAGCACCGCGAGCGCGGCTTCTTCGGTGACCTGGTTGCCTTCATGACTTCCGGCCCGGTTGTCGTTCAGGTTCTGGAAGGCGAAAACGCCATCGCTCTGAACCGTGAGCTGATGGGCGCTACCAACCCTAAAGAAGCGGCTGCCGGCACCATCCGTGCTGACTTCGCCGAGTCGATCGACGCCAACGCCGTTCACGGTTCGGACTCCGAAGCTGCTGCTGCTCGCGAAATCGCTTACTTCTTCGCTGCTACCGAGGTAACCACTCGCTAA
- the iscX gene encoding Fe-S cluster assembly protein IscX, producing the protein MSLKWVDVLEIAIQLAESKPDVDPRYVNFVDLHRWVLALPEFSDDPSRGGEKVLEAIQAAWIDEAD; encoded by the coding sequence ATGAGTCTGAAATGGGTTGATGTACTTGAGATCGCTATCCAGCTTGCAGAAAGCAAGCCGGACGTCGATCCTCGTTATGTGAATTTCGTCGATCTGCATCGCTGGGTGCTGGCCTTGCCGGAGTTCAGCGACGATCCGTCACGCGGCGGTGAGAAAGTGCTCGAGGCCATCCAGGCGGCCTGGATAGACGAAGCCGACTAA
- the fdx gene encoding ISC system 2Fe-2S type ferredoxin — protein sequence MPLVTFLPHEKFCPEGLSVEVEPGTNILELAHDHHIEMESACGGVKACTTCHCIVRKGFDSLEEADELEEDMLDKAWGLEAQSRLGCQVVVGDQDLTIEIPKYSLNHAAEAPH from the coding sequence ATGCCGCTGGTGACATTCCTGCCGCATGAGAAGTTCTGCCCAGAGGGGCTGAGCGTGGAGGTCGAGCCCGGGACCAATATCCTGGAGCTGGCCCACGACCATCACATCGAGATGGAAAGCGCTTGCGGTGGCGTGAAGGCCTGCACCACCTGCCACTGCATCGTGCGCAAGGGTTTCGATTCGCTTGAAGAAGCCGACGAACTCGAAGAGGACATGCTGGACAAGGCCTGGGGCCTGGAGGCGCAATCGCGTCTCGGCTGCCAGGTGGTCGTCGGTGATCAGGACCTGACCATCGAGATCCCGAAATATTCGCTCAACCACGCTGCCGAAGCGCCCCACTGA